The following are encoded together in the Pseudomonas sediminis genome:
- a CDS encoding NCS2 family permease, with the protein MESVKQEQHANQLASSGLLDRFFKLTEHRTTIKTELLAGLTTFVTMAYIIFVNPNIMATAGIDHGAAFVATCIGAALGCFLMGLYANWPVGLAPGMGLNAFFTYTVVGEMGYSWEIALGAVFISGVLFMIMSLSKIREWLLNSIPMSLRFAMGAGVGLFLGLIGLKTAGIVVDSPATLLTMGSFGNPSALLAAVCFLLIAVLSHRNVFGAILFSMLGVTAIGWTMGLVEYGGLVSMPPSLAPTFLAMDIAGAFNVAMISVILAFLFVNMFDTAGTLMGVAHRANLVDEDGKIQNLSKALKADSTSSVVGAVVGCPPVTSYVESAAGVAAGGRTGLTAITVGFLFLAAMFFAPLAGMIPAYATAGALIYVAMLMMSGMAHIDWKDHTDTIPAIVTVVMMPLTFSIANGIALGFLTYATLKLLTGQANKVSLSLYALCIIFIAKFAFL; encoded by the coding sequence GTGGAAAGCGTCAAACAAGAACAACACGCGAATCAACTGGCAAGCAGTGGTCTGCTCGACCGTTTCTTCAAACTGACCGAGCACCGCACCACCATCAAGACTGAGCTGCTGGCCGGCCTGACGACCTTCGTCACCATGGCCTACATCATCTTCGTCAACCCCAACATCATGGCTACCGCGGGCATCGATCATGGCGCGGCCTTCGTCGCCACCTGCATCGGTGCGGCGCTGGGCTGCTTCCTCATGGGCCTGTACGCCAACTGGCCGGTCGGCCTGGCGCCGGGTATGGGCCTGAATGCCTTCTTCACCTACACCGTCGTCGGCGAGATGGGTTACAGCTGGGAGATCGCACTGGGCGCCGTATTCATCTCCGGCGTGCTGTTCATGATCATGAGCCTGTCGAAGATCCGCGAGTGGCTGCTCAACAGCATTCCGATGAGTCTGCGCTTCGCCATGGGTGCCGGGGTCGGCCTGTTCCTCGGCCTGATCGGTCTGAAGACTGCCGGCATCGTTGTCGACAGCCCAGCTACCCTGCTGACCATGGGCTCGTTCGGCAACCCATCGGCGCTGCTTGCCGCTGTGTGCTTCCTGCTGATCGCCGTGCTCAGCCACCGCAACGTGTTCGGCGCCATTCTCTTCAGCATGCTCGGCGTCACCGCCATCGGCTGGACCATGGGCCTGGTGGAGTACGGCGGCCTGGTGTCGATGCCGCCGAGCCTGGCGCCGACCTTCCTGGCCATGGACATTGCCGGCGCGTTCAACGTGGCGATGATCAGTGTGATCCTGGCCTTCCTGTTCGTGAACATGTTCGACACCGCCGGCACCCTGATGGGTGTGGCACACCGCGCCAACCTGGTTGACGAGGACGGCAAGATCCAGAACCTGTCCAAGGCGCTGAAAGCCGACTCCACTTCCAGCGTCGTCGGTGCCGTGGTTGGTTGCCCGCCGGTGACCAGCTATGTTGAGAGCGCCGCAGGCGTCGCCGCTGGCGGTCGCACCGGCCTGACCGCCATCACCGTCGGCTTCCTGTTCCTCGCCGCGATGTTCTTCGCCCCACTGGCCGGCATGATCCCCGCCTACGCCACCGCCGGCGCACTGATCTACGTGGCGATGCTGATGATGAGCGGCATGGCGCACATCGACTGGAAAGACCATACCGACACAATCCCGGCCATCGTCACCGTGGTGATGATGCCGTTGACCTTCTCCATCGCCAACGGCATCGCCCTGGGCTTTCTGACCTATGCCACGCTGAAGCTGCTGACCGGCCAGGCCAACAAGGTGTCGCTGAGCCTGTATGCCCTGTGCATCATCTTCATCGCCAAGTTCGCCTTCCTCTGA